A single window of Balaenoptera acutorostrata chromosome X, mBalAcu1.1, whole genome shotgun sequence DNA harbors:
- the PRRG1 gene encoding transmembrane gamma-carboxyglutamic acid protein 1 isoform X2, giving the protein MKKLSAMLPVPPTRLPAPPAWLPAPPAMLPAPPAMLPARLPAPPAVLPARLPTPPTRLPAMLPAPPTMLPAPPTMLPAPPPKVRQNYQPHCEAAVNSHFTLELHASFVCLAVAFYLNLDDLALKHFTGFFLRRSHEHSKRAQGLMRLQNQRGGHLHFQDIRKPASDEWKSGLKAMKCALCLEKRVNRSLLDLHQLATDKSDPHLRLFLATHYLGQQVAFIRELEGHVTTLSMVGAPDADLAGYLFDKLTLGDSDKKN; this is encoded by the coding sequence GTCCGCCATGCTGCCCGTGCCGCCCACCAGGCTGCCCGCACCGCCCGCCTGGCTGCCCGCGCCGCCCGCCATGCTGCCTGCGCCGCCCGCCATGCTGCCCGCCAGGCTTCCGGCGCCGCCCGCCGTGCTGCCCGCCAGGCTGCCCACGCCGCCCACCAGGCTACCCGCCATGCTGCCTGCGCCACCTACCATGCTGCCCGCGCCGCCCACCATGCTGCCCGCGCCGCCCCCGAAGGTGCGCCAGAACTACCAGCCCCACTGCGAGGCCGCCGTCAACAGCCATTTCACCCTGGAGCTCCACGCCTCCTTCGTGTGCCTGGCCGTGGCCTTTTACCTCAACCTCGACGACCTGGCCTTGAAGCACTTCACCGGGTTCTTCCTGCGCCGCTCCCACGAGCACAGCAAGCGGGCCCAGGGCCTGATGCGCCTGCAGAACCAGCGCGGGGGCCACCTCCACTTCCAAGACATCAGGAAGCCAGCCAGTGACGAGTGGAAGAGCGGCCTCAAGGCCATGAAGTGCGCCTTGTGCCTGGAGAAGCGCGTGAACCGGAGCCTGCTCGACCTGCACCAGCTGGCCACCGACAAGAGCGACCCCCACCTGCGTCTCTTCCTGGCAACTCACTACCTCGGCCAGCAGGTGGCGTTCATCAGAGAGCTGGAGGGTCATGTCACCACCCTGAGCATGGTGGGGGCCCCGGACGCCGACCTGGCAGGGTACCTCTTTGACAAGCTCACCCTGGGCGACAGCGACAAGAAGAACTGA